One Flavobacterium sp. 90 DNA segment encodes these proteins:
- a CDS encoding serine hydrolase, translating into MKNSIKLIAVCLFMQLFSLAVSAQDKAKQIDQLLTKYKEYGQFNGSALIAENGKIILKKGYGLANMEWDIPNQPSTKFRLGSISKQFTALLIVKLAEEGKLKLDVPITTYLSDYPKETGDKITIHHLLTHTSGIPNYTSTPNFLRDKSRNPYTPEDFVKTFNKLPLEFTPGEKFRYSNSGYFLLGYIIEKVTGKTYEQYLQEIILTPLKMANTGYDHFEVILKNRAAGYEKNGKNITNASFIDMSIPYAAGSLYSTVEDLYLWDQALYTNKLLSAKSMDLLFKPYITTGGDDFYGYGWFTSEETVGKKTDKVKVIEHGGGINGFNTVISRMPADKNLVVLLNNTGGTVLSEMNNSIRAILYNQSFNEPKRSMAFELLDVYTEKGATVGTNTYKKLKSDPTYGIKENDINQVGYQLLQTGKKKEAIEVFKINVETFPKSGNAYDSLGEAYLADGDKTLAIVNYKKSVELDPTNENGKKVLDEISKK; encoded by the coding sequence ATGAAAAATTCAATCAAACTAATTGCAGTTTGCCTTTTTATGCAACTGTTCTCTCTTGCAGTATCAGCACAAGACAAAGCAAAACAAATCGACCAATTATTAACCAAATACAAGGAATACGGACAATTTAACGGATCTGCATTAATTGCTGAAAATGGAAAAATCATTCTAAAAAAAGGATATGGTTTAGCCAATATGGAATGGGATATTCCGAATCAGCCCAGCACTAAATTCAGATTAGGTTCGATCAGTAAACAATTTACTGCTTTGCTAATCGTTAAATTGGCAGAAGAAGGCAAACTAAAACTTGACGTGCCAATTACCACTTATTTATCGGATTACCCGAAAGAAACCGGTGATAAGATAACAATTCATCATTTATTGACACATACATCCGGAATTCCAAATTATACCTCTACTCCAAATTTCCTTAGAGATAAAAGCCGTAACCCTTATACTCCGGAAGATTTTGTAAAAACCTTCAATAAATTACCTCTTGAGTTTACTCCAGGCGAAAAATTCAGATACAGCAATTCAGGTTACTTTTTATTAGGGTATATCATCGAAAAAGTTACTGGTAAAACATACGAGCAATATTTACAGGAAATTATACTTACTCCGCTAAAAATGGCTAATACAGGTTATGATCATTTTGAAGTAATCTTAAAAAACAGAGCTGCAGGTTATGAAAAAAACGGAAAAAACATTACTAATGCCTCATTTATCGATATGAGTATTCCGTATGCAGCGGGTTCTTTATATTCTACTGTAGAAGACTTATATCTTTGGGATCAGGCACTTTATACCAATAAATTACTTTCGGCAAAATCAATGGATTTATTGTTCAAACCTTACATCACAACAGGCGGAGATGATTTTTATGGTTACGGATGGTTTACAAGCGAAGAAACTGTTGGAAAGAAAACAGATAAAGTAAAAGTAATAGAACACGGTGGAGGAATCAATGGTTTTAATACCGTTATTTCGCGTATGCCTGCAGACAAAAACCTAGTTGTTTTATTGAATAATACTGGCGGAACTGTTTTAAGCGAAATGAATAATAGTATCAGAGCGATTCTATACAATCAATCTTTTAATGAGCCTAAAAGATCAATGGCTTTTGAACTTTTAGATGTTTACACTGAAAAAGGCGCCACAGTTGGAACAAATACTTATAAGAAATTAAAAAGCGATCCTACTTACGGAATCAAAGAAAACGACATCAACCAGGTTGGTTATCAATTATTGCAAACCGGAAAAAAGAAAGAAGCGATCGAAGTTTTTAAAATCAATGTAGAAACTTTTCCAAAATCAGGAAATGCATATGATAGTTTAGGCGAAGCTTATCTTGCTGATGGCGATAAAACGTTAGCCATTGTAAACTATAAAAAATCAGTAGAACTTGATCCAACAAACGAAAACGGTAAAAAAGTTCTTGACGAAATTTCGAAAAAATAA